In a genomic window of Oscillospiraceae bacterium:
- the rpsF gene encoding 30S ribosomal protein S6 → MANYEYVLVIDPEIGDEAVAAMVEKFKNLITENGELTAVDEWGKRRLAYKINYKSEGYYALYTFTTEKSDFPAELERISKITENVLRWLVVRRDV, encoded by the coding sequence ATGGCTAATTATGAGTATGTGCTCGTGATCGATCCCGAGATCGGCGATGAAGCGGTCGCGGCGATGGTGGAAAAGTTTAAGAACTTGATCACCGAAAACGGCGAACTGACCGCAGTTGACGAATGGGGCAAGCGTCGTCTTGCTTACAAGATCAACTATAAATCCGAAGGGTATTATGCGCTGTACACATTCACGACCGAAAAATCCGATTTTCCGGCCGAGCTTGAGCGTATCAGCAAGATCACAGAAAACGTCCTGCGTTGGCTGGTTGTCAGAAGGGACGTCTGA